One window of Brachybacterium ginsengisoli genomic DNA carries:
- a CDS encoding ABC transporter permease: protein MSTTTAVPAPRTDAAPSAATRTVRYALHTTGMTLTNVMFTVFTIALPVGMYLLFGMMFGQEGGGAARGMIMVNMAAYGGLGAAVTAGTQIQEDQRNGFLRQLIVAGLSPASFLAGSVMAASAVIGPALLAVTLVGVATGVEAGPAELLATLVVLWLGLLPTILVGIALGMLLKGGAAMAGGVITMMAMAIFGGLWMPLEAFPEWMQSFGRWMPTYWISRLGAWALQDGELPAVGLLVIAAWTLVLGVLCAVGLRRAVGLRRR from the coding sequence ATGAGCACCACGACCGCCGTCCCCGCCCCGCGGACCGATGCGGCGCCGTCGGCCGCGACCCGCACCGTGCGCTACGCGCTGCACACCACCGGCATGACGCTCACGAACGTCATGTTCACCGTGTTCACCATCGCCCTGCCGGTGGGGATGTATCTGCTTTTCGGAATGATGTTCGGCCAGGAGGGCGGCGGAGCGGCGCGCGGCATGATCATGGTGAACATGGCCGCGTACGGCGGCCTCGGCGCCGCCGTCACCGCCGGCACCCAGATCCAGGAGGACCAGCGCAACGGCTTCCTGCGCCAGCTCATCGTGGCGGGGCTGTCCCCGGCCTCGTTCCTGGCCGGCTCCGTGATGGCCGCGAGCGCTGTCATCGGCCCCGCCCTGCTCGCGGTGACCCTGGTGGGCGTCGCGACCGGGGTCGAGGCGGGTCCGGCGGAGCTGCTCGCCACGCTCGTGGTGCTGTGGCTGGGGCTGCTGCCCACGATCCTCGTCGGGATCGCCTTGGGGATGCTGCTGAAGGGCGGGGCCGCGATGGCCGGCGGCGTCATCACGATGATGGCGATGGCGATCTTCGGCGGGCTGTGGATGCCGCTGGAGGCCTTTCCGGAGTGGATGCAGTCCTTCGGCCGGTGGATGCCCACCTACTGGATCTCGCGCCTGGGCGCCTGGGCGCTGCAGGACGGGGAGCTGCCGGCCGTCGGGCTGCTGGTGATCGCCGCCTGGACCCTCGTGCTCGGCGTGCTGTGCGCCGTCGGCCTGCGACGGGCCGTGGGCCTGCGGCGGCGCTGA
- a CDS encoding ABC transporter ATP-binding protein, with the protein MTTTMNDTAALSLRGVTRSYGPVRALDGLDLEIRPGEIVALLGPNGAGKSTAMEMMVGLATPESGTVRVLGTDPSTATRTGLIGTMLQAGALLPDQRVRTMLRMLSSLQAHPMPMEEVVAQADIAELMPRRMGTLSGGQAQRVRFAVALLGDPRVLLLDEPTVGMDIGARRAFWEQMRQVAATGRTIVFATHHLDEAEREAGRVVVLDGGRVVADGTGAEISAVVAGRVLTLRGASPEQVAALPGVSRAAADETAPGRVRAACTDSDAALAALFTGPLAGHVHEVMVSAPGLEEAFLRITDHQIEEQTR; encoded by the coding sequence ATGACCACCACGATGAACGACACCGCAGCGCTCTCCCTGCGCGGCGTCACCCGGAGCTACGGCCCGGTGCGCGCCCTGGACGGACTGGACCTCGAGATCCGCCCCGGCGAGATCGTGGCCCTGCTGGGCCCCAACGGCGCCGGGAAGTCCACCGCGATGGAGATGATGGTGGGGCTCGCGACCCCGGAGAGCGGCACCGTGCGCGTGCTGGGCACCGATCCCTCCACCGCCACCCGCACCGGGCTCATCGGCACCATGCTCCAGGCCGGGGCCCTGCTGCCGGACCAGCGGGTCCGCACCATGCTGCGGATGCTCAGCTCCCTGCAGGCCCACCCGATGCCGATGGAGGAGGTCGTCGCCCAGGCGGACATCGCCGAGCTCATGCCCCGACGCATGGGGACGCTCTCCGGCGGTCAGGCCCAGCGGGTCCGCTTCGCGGTCGCCCTGCTCGGGGATCCCCGGGTGCTGCTGCTGGACGAGCCGACGGTGGGCATGGACATCGGCGCGCGGCGCGCCTTCTGGGAGCAGATGCGCCAGGTCGCCGCGACCGGCCGCACCATCGTCTTCGCCACCCATCATCTCGACGAAGCCGAGCGCGAAGCCGGGCGCGTGGTGGTCCTGGACGGCGGGCGCGTGGTCGCCGACGGCACCGGCGCCGAGATCAGCGCCGTCGTCGCCGGAAGGGTGCTCACCCTGCGCGGCGCGAGCCCGGAGCAGGTCGCCGCCCTGCCCGGCGTCTCTCGCGCCGCGGCCGACGAGACCGCTCCCGGGCGGGTCCGCGCCGCCTGCACCGACTCCGACGCCGCGCTCGCCGCCCTGTTCACCGGCCCCCTGGCCGGGCACGTCCACGAGGTGATGGTCTCCGCGCCAGGCCTCGAGGAGGCATTCCTGAGGATCACCGACCACCAGATCGAGGAGCAGACCCGATGA
- a CDS encoding amidohydrolase: MLIRQVRPLDAATGRAPRRPVDLRSRDGVLVEVAPDLEPVGGESVLEGGGALAIPGLWDQHIHSGQLAQAHSRLDTSGAGSVGVILELVRAELASRRERRIGDQALIGFGHRLVDFAIRPTVPALDEATGTVPTVLIGGDAHHAWMNSAALTALGLPARDGIVAEDEWFVLAPRLPELPGVADALATGAAMLQRQALQRGVVGVTDMEWGRPWESWPHRSPRLRIRTAAYPEELAAVPGPTGTVLDARGLVTMGPLKVIVDGALGSHSAYTREAYTDGHGYAGRGVLSVGPEALREALAQAKALGLTAAVHAIGDAAAQVALGAIRAVGLPARIEHAQMLTDEDIAAMAALGVVASVQPAHLLDDRDATEAVWPGHGARAFRLRDLREQGVQLALGSDAPVAPLDPWLAMAAAVHRSADDRPAWHPSQQLQPCEALAASTDGITALQVGGPADVVLLEHADALFADVPSGADGLMVESAAREAAEQLRATDPLATVVAGRLESQR, from the coding sequence GTGCTGATCAGACAGGTGCGGCCGCTCGATGCGGCGACGGGCCGGGCGCCGCGGCGACCCGTGGACCTGCGCAGCCGTGACGGCGTGCTGGTGGAGGTCGCCCCCGACCTCGAGCCCGTCGGCGGCGAGAGCGTGCTGGAGGGCGGGGGCGCCCTCGCGATCCCCGGGCTGTGGGACCAGCACATCCACAGCGGCCAGCTGGCCCAGGCCCACTCGCGGCTGGACACCTCGGGGGCGGGCAGCGTGGGGGTGATCCTCGAGCTGGTGCGCGCCGAGCTCGCCTCCCGGCGCGAGCGGCGCATCGGGGACCAGGCCCTCATCGGCTTCGGGCACCGCCTGGTGGACTTCGCGATCCGCCCCACCGTGCCCGCGCTCGACGAGGCCACCGGCACGGTGCCGACGGTGCTGATCGGCGGCGACGCCCACCACGCCTGGATGAACTCCGCCGCCCTGACCGCGCTCGGCCTGCCCGCGCGCGACGGGATCGTCGCGGAGGACGAGTGGTTCGTGCTCGCCCCGCGGCTGCCCGAGCTGCCCGGCGTCGCCGACGCGCTCGCGACCGGGGCCGCGATGCTGCAGCGCCAGGCCCTGCAGCGCGGGGTCGTGGGCGTGACGGACATGGAGTGGGGCCGGCCGTGGGAGAGCTGGCCGCACCGCTCTCCGCGGCTGCGGATCCGCACCGCCGCCTACCCGGAGGAGCTCGCGGCCGTGCCGGGGCCCACCGGCACCGTGCTCGATGCGCGGGGCCTGGTGACGATGGGACCGCTGAAGGTGATCGTGGACGGCGCGCTGGGCTCCCACTCCGCCTACACCCGCGAGGCGTACACCGACGGTCACGGCTATGCCGGGCGCGGGGTGCTGAGCGTGGGGCCCGAGGCGCTGCGCGAGGCCCTCGCGCAGGCGAAGGCTCTGGGTCTCACCGCGGCGGTGCACGCGATCGGGGACGCCGCTGCGCAGGTGGCCCTCGGGGCGATCCGCGCCGTGGGCCTCCCCGCCCGGATCGAGCACGCCCAGATGCTCACCGACGAGGACATCGCCGCCATGGCCGCCCTCGGCGTGGTCGCCTCCGTGCAGCCCGCGCATCTGCTGGACGACCGGGACGCGACCGAGGCCGTCTGGCCCGGCCACGGCGCCCGCGCGTTCCGGCTGCGGGACCTGCGCGAGCAGGGCGTGCAGCTCGCCCTCGGCTCCGATGCGCCGGTCGCGCCGCTGGACCCGTGGCTGGCGATGGCCGCCGCGGTGCATCGCAGCGCCGACGACCGCCCCGCCTGGCATCCCTCCCAGCAGCTCCAGCCGTGCGAGGCCCTCGCCGCCTCGACCGACGGCATCACCGCACTCCAGGTGGGCGGTCCGGCCGATGTGGTGCTGCTCGAGCACGCCGACGCCCTCTTCGCCGACGTCCCCAGTGGGGCCGACGGCCTGATGGTCGAGTCCGCGGCGCGGGAGGCCGCCGAGCAGCTGCGGGCGACGGACCCGCTCGCGACAGTGGTGGCCGGACGGCTCGAGTCGCAGCGCTGA
- a CDS encoding MFS transporter — protein sequence MTTGLDADFRRLWFARAMSDAGTALAMGALPLIAVRTLDASTLQVSILAAAAGLIGAVVALPMGPFLEARRRRPVMITADLVRAALFASVPLAALLGILSFWQLVAVSAIGALGGIVFGGASAAHLKNLVPVEHRTEALGKLESTFWLFNTLGPALGGAIVQLLGTTVTLALQSLGMIASALGISRIQRPEPEPPDPGTRHFLAEAGAGFAIAASHPTLRPLLLNATLFAAFVAWIGPLELVLLLRGLDLPAWQFGIALAAPSLGGLLGSWLAPRVSRRLGEHRTMLWSGLLRGLPLLVLPFLPGGVAGLVLYVVATSALLVAAGVFRPVYSAVRMEATEDRYMVRVTTAFTLASRGAAPLFALFAGLLATAIGVREALLVGVVGLILSGLLLPRRRQAAPVEPAPHAEPVR from the coding sequence ATGACGACGGGGCTGGACGCCGATTTTCGCAGGCTGTGGTTCGCCCGGGCGATGTCCGACGCCGGCACGGCGCTGGCGATGGGCGCCCTGCCGCTGATCGCCGTGCGCACCCTGGACGCCTCCACCCTGCAGGTCTCGATCCTCGCCGCGGCGGCCGGGCTGATCGGCGCGGTGGTCGCGCTGCCGATGGGGCCGTTCCTCGAGGCACGGCGCAGGCGCCCGGTGATGATCACCGCCGATCTGGTGCGGGCGGCGCTGTTCGCCTCGGTGCCGCTCGCGGCGCTGCTGGGGATCCTCAGCTTCTGGCAGCTGGTCGCGGTCTCCGCGATCGGGGCGCTGGGCGGGATCGTGTTCGGCGGCGCCTCCGCCGCGCATCTGAAGAACCTCGTGCCGGTCGAGCACCGCACCGAGGCGCTGGGGAAGCTCGAGTCGACGTTCTGGCTGTTCAACACCCTGGGCCCGGCGCTCGGCGGCGCGATCGTGCAGCTGCTGGGCACCACGGTCACCCTGGCCCTGCAGTCCCTGGGCATGATCGCCTCCGCCCTCGGGATCAGCAGGATCCAGCGGCCAGAGCCGGAGCCGCCTGATCCCGGGACCCGGCACTTCCTCGCCGAGGCCGGGGCGGGGTTCGCGATCGCGGCCTCGCATCCCACGCTGCGCCCGCTGCTGCTGAACGCGACCCTGTTCGCCGCCTTCGTGGCCTGGATCGGGCCGCTCGAGCTGGTGCTCCTGCTGCGGGGTCTGGACCTGCCCGCCTGGCAGTTCGGGATCGCGCTGGCGGCGCCGAGCCTGGGCGGTCTGCTCGGCTCGTGGCTCGCGCCTCGGGTCTCCCGCCGACTCGGCGAGCACCGCACGATGCTGTGGTCCGGTCTGCTGCGGGGCCTGCCGCTGCTGGTCCTGCCGTTCCTGCCGGGAGGGGTGGCGGGCCTGGTGCTCTACGTGGTGGCGACCTCCGCGCTGCTCGTGGCGGCGGGCGTGTTCCGCCCGGTGTACTCCGCGGTGCGGATGGAGGCCACGGAGGATCGGTACATGGTGCGGGTGACCACGGCCTTCACCCTCGCCTCTCGCGGCGCCGCGCCGCTGTTCGCCCTGTTCGCCGGCCTGCTGGCCACCGCGATCGGGGTGCGGGAGGCGCTGCTGGTGGGCGTGGTGGGCCTCATCCTCTCGGGGCTGCTGCTGCCCCGGAGGCGTCAGGCCGCTCCTGTCGAGCCCGCGCCACATGCAGAGCCTGTGCGATGA
- a CDS encoding DoxX family protein: MSRGRRTAVFLTALLGGAGVMHLVRPEPFDRIVPPALPGPARTWTYASGAAELAVAALLAVPRTRHLGGLAAAALFLAVFPANLQMAHDWRDAPRRRRAIARGRLPFQGVLIAQALHVARARQERPDASGAAAAPRG; the protein is encoded by the coding sequence GTGAGCCGCGGCAGGCGCACCGCGGTCTTCCTCACCGCGCTGCTCGGCGGTGCCGGGGTGATGCACCTCGTGCGTCCTGAGCCCTTCGATCGGATCGTGCCACCCGCCCTTCCCGGACCGGCGCGGACCTGGACCTATGCCTCCGGGGCGGCGGAGCTGGCGGTCGCAGCCCTGCTCGCCGTGCCGCGCACTCGCCACCTCGGCGGGCTCGCCGCGGCCGCGCTGTTCCTCGCCGTGTTCCCCGCGAACCTGCAGATGGCGCACGACTGGCGGGACGCCCCGAGGCGACGGCGCGCGATCGCCCGGGGCAGGCTCCCGTTCCAGGGGGTGCTCATCGCACAGGCTCTGCATGTGGCGCGGGCTCGACAGGAGCGGCCTGACGCCTCCGGGGCAGCAGCAGCCCCGAGAGGATGA